Proteins encoded within one genomic window of Brassica rapa cultivar Chiifu-401-42 chromosome A09, CAAS_Brap_v3.01, whole genome shotgun sequence:
- the LOC108870356 gene encoding ATPase 1, plasma membrane-type isoform X2 — MIISKDRVKPSPTPDSWKLNEIFATGIVLGGYQAVMSVIFFWENFGVRSIRENNDELMSVVNLEVSIISQALIFVTRSRSWSFVERPGVLLMIAFVIAQLVATLIAVYANWTFAKVKGIGWGWAAVIWVYSILTYIPQDILKFAIRYILSGKAWVSMFDKRTALTARRDYGAGERQAEWAREQRTQHGLQTRQEVNVFPENGGYRELSQIVEQDKKRAKIARLGEIHTFKGHVESVAKQKGLDIDTSGHHYTL; from the exons ATGATAATCTCAAAGGATAGAGTCAAGCCATCTCCAACACCTGATAGCTGGAAGCTCAATGAAATCTTTGCCACTGGAATTGTCTTGGGAGGCTACCAAGCCGTTATGAGTGTGATTTTCTTCTGG GAAAATTTTggtgtgaggtcaatcagggaAAATAACGATGAACTAATGTCTGTTGTGAACCTAGAAGTTAGTATCATCAGCCAAGCGCTTATATTCGTCACGAGGTCAAGGAGTTGGTCATTCGTTGAACGTCCTGGGGTGCTTCTGATGATTGCATTCGTCATTGCACAACTG GTTGCTACTTTGATTGCAGTGTATGCAAACTGGACATTTGCAAAGGTGAAGGGTATAGGTTGGGGATGGGCTGCTGTGATTTGGGTTTACAGTATTTTAACATACATCCCACAAGACATTTTGAAGTTTGCCATTAGATACATCTTGAGTGGAAAGGCTTGGGTCAGCATGTTTGACAAAAGG ACCGCTCTGACGGCCAGGAGAGATTACGGTGCTGGAGAAAGACAAGCTGAGTGGGCGAGAGAACAAAGGACGCAGCACGGTCTGCAGACAAGACAAGAGGTCAACGTCTTCCCAGAGAACGGGGGTTACAGAGAGCTGTCTCAGATCGTTGAGCAAGACAAGAAAAGGGCCAAGATAGCTAG GCTTGGGGAGATTCACACATTTAAGGGACATGTTGAATCAGTCGCAAAGCAAAAGGGCTTGGACATTGATACATCAGGACATCACTACACTCTGTAG
- the LOC108870356 gene encoding ATPase 1, plasma membrane-type isoform X1: protein MIISKDRVKPSPTPDSWKLNEIFATGIVLGGYQAVMSVIFFWVIHKTDFCSENFGVRSIRENNDELMSVVNLEVSIISQALIFVTRSRSWSFVERPGVLLMIAFVIAQLVATLIAVYANWTFAKVKGIGWGWAAVIWVYSILTYIPQDILKFAIRYILSGKAWVSMFDKRTALTARRDYGAGERQAEWAREQRTQHGLQTRQEVNVFPENGGYRELSQIVEQDKKRAKIARLGEIHTFKGHVESVAKQKGLDIDTSGHHYTL from the exons ATGATAATCTCAAAGGATAGAGTCAAGCCATCTCCAACACCTGATAGCTGGAAGCTCAATGAAATCTTTGCCACTGGAATTGTCTTGGGAGGCTACCAAGCCGTTATGAGTGTGATTTTCTTCTGGGTGATTCACAAGACTGACTTCTGCTCA GAAAATTTTggtgtgaggtcaatcagggaAAATAACGATGAACTAATGTCTGTTGTGAACCTAGAAGTTAGTATCATCAGCCAAGCGCTTATATTCGTCACGAGGTCAAGGAGTTGGTCATTCGTTGAACGTCCTGGGGTGCTTCTGATGATTGCATTCGTCATTGCACAACTG GTTGCTACTTTGATTGCAGTGTATGCAAACTGGACATTTGCAAAGGTGAAGGGTATAGGTTGGGGATGGGCTGCTGTGATTTGGGTTTACAGTATTTTAACATACATCCCACAAGACATTTTGAAGTTTGCCATTAGATACATCTTGAGTGGAAAGGCTTGGGTCAGCATGTTTGACAAAAGG ACCGCTCTGACGGCCAGGAGAGATTACGGTGCTGGAGAAAGACAAGCTGAGTGGGCGAGAGAACAAAGGACGCAGCACGGTCTGCAGACAAGACAAGAGGTCAACGTCTTCCCAGAGAACGGGGGTTACAGAGAGCTGTCTCAGATCGTTGAGCAAGACAAGAAAAGGGCCAAGATAGCTAG GCTTGGGGAGATTCACACATTTAAGGGACATGTTGAATCAGTCGCAAAGCAAAAGGGCTTGGACATTGATACATCAGGACATCACTACACTCTGTAG